The Crassostrea angulata isolate pt1a10 unplaced genomic scaffold, ASM2561291v2 HiC_scaffold_94, whole genome shotgun sequence genome has a window encoding:
- the LOC128169088 gene encoding ATP-dependent DNA helicase RecQ-like produces MAALSLESIVLEILPDFGVSVLKPEQKEIIKHAAEKKDCIAVLPTGFGKSLPFQLYAAAQKRMNQGPGSVHVLVCSPLIALMKDQTKKMSRISHLNVGYKGESVHMDEKIKRGDIDLIYASPETLVGEPEWRTAFQGLNVTLIVVDEFHTIYTWGLQSDKGKEAFRGWFAQLGELRSFYPDAPLLALSATCSLKIRKKTLTLLNLKDPAEITLSPNKSNIKLVVKKVHNSVEMALLWLVDGLEKLKEEFPKSLVYCNSIKDASIIYQYILSECPNLISCVAMFHSESAEKTKDKIISDLGNPQSDLRIIIATSALGMGVDIQGFHSLVLYGPPLTAVDLIQGIGRIGRDGNPSCAVLLHNSYNVRNIDTDVKCVIRDPSCRRVSIMKSFLKDSELQEIHSDMEKHTCCDICEDECKCGDCSQLQLERLLKSSSIETDENVSDSESEVTDFESSGDFDEL; encoded by the exons ATGGCGGCGCTCAGTTTGGAAAGTATTGTTTTGGAAATCTTACCAGATTTTGGCGTAAGTGTACTTAAACCTGAACAGAAAGAGATAATAAAACACGCAGCAGAAAAGAAGGATTGTATAGCTGTCCTGCCAACAGGATTTGGAAAGTCTTTGCCTTTTCAACTATACGCAGCCGCTCAGAAGCGAATGAACCAGGGGCCCGGTTCAGTCCACGTTTTAGTGTGCTCTCCTTTGATAGCTTTGATGAAGGACCAGACCAAAAAAATGTCCCGCATCAGCCATTTAAACGTGGGCTACAAAG GTGAAAGTGTACATATGGATGAAAAAATCAAACGAGGAGacattgatttgatttatgCATCACCAGAGACATTGGTTGGAGAACCAGAATGGAGAACAGCTTTCCAGGGGCTAAATGTTACCCTTATAGTGGTGGATGAATTTCACACAATATATACATG GGGTCTACAGTCAGACAAAGGAAAAGAAGCATTTAGAGGCTGGTTTGCCCAATTAGGAGAATTACGTTCATTTTATCCAGATGCCCCACTTTTAGCCCTTAGTGCAACATgctctttaaaaataagaaagaaaacattaacACTTTTGAATCTGAAGGATCCTGCCGAAATTACACTATCaccaaataaatcaaacattaaACTTGTTGTTAAAAAAGTGCACAATTCAGTCGAGATGGCATTACTGTGGCTTGTTGATGGACTTGAGAAACTAAAGGAAGAATTCCCAAAGTCTTTAGTGTATTGCAATTCTATaaaggatgcttccattatttatcaatatattttatcagAATGTCCAAATTTGATTAGCTGTGTAGCAATGTTTCATTCAGAGTCTGCAGAAAAGACCaaagacaaaataatttctgatTTGGGAAATCCACAGAGTGACTTACGGATAATTATTGCCACAAGTGCTCTTGGCATGGGAGTGGATATTCAAGGATTTCATTCACTTGTTCTCTATGGACCTCCACTAACAGCAGTAGACCTTATCCAAGGTATCGGTCGTATTGGTAGAGATGGTAATCCATCCTGTGCTGTATTGCTGCACAATTCATACAACGTGCGTAACATTGATACTGATGTGAAATGTGTTATTCGTGATCCCAGTTGCAGAAGAGTATCCATTATGAAATCTTTTCTAAAGGACTCAGAACTGCAGGAAATTCATAGTGACATGGAAAAACACACCTGTTGTGACATATGTGAAGATGAATGTAAATGTGGTGATTGTTCACAGTTACAATTGGAAAGACTTTTGAAAAGTAGTTCTATTGAAACTGATGAAAATGTGTCAGATTCTGAATCTGAGGTGACAGATTTTGAAAGTTCAGGTGATTTTGATGAATTATGA
- the LOC128169090 gene encoding uncharacterized protein LOC128169090 isoform X2: protein MKNENSPTERLEGFISKIEDFHRLMNFLEAIHKLTYDTGSGRDPCTMYYYRNLLNARNVKGHVKNSYRPYKQLFYTVLDALCIVHFLNHFHLADLDSEIPFPDNFMQMTNEDKIDWLNETCRTILKGEFFDNEDDIFSSLRKILEDPNHEENYWVSCRQNQRFHCHFCDRNYACVGSLKAHEERVHNYIARVQKKTQSKEQRKLKDYISMLFKLILIHRNLDEAVDMGDGERSTRSAKYELPIYHKTGKTKYTIGSIHLTALVSGLLSPQQTERLIANRFVNVQGGANNNIALDEYLEMLNRDSKIACRGHQTKESILKHSKEYPLLVEMTKHVEKISSASVRKGFHHLPSYTADVQLVLKDLLERNAVQSEEEIKCKNLIAERNPFDKCASKLSTMIQRHNPTSPYCRLKDPHV, encoded by the exons atgaaaaatgaaaattcaccTACAGAGAGATTAGAAGGCTTCATCTCTAAAATTGAGGATTTCCACCGCCTTATGAACTTTTTAGAG GCTATCCACAAACTGACCTACGACACAGGAAGTGGGCGTGATCCTTGCACCATGTATTACTATAGAAACCTTCTGAATGCAAGAAATGTGAAGGGACATGTGAAGAATTCTTACAGGCCTTACAAGCAGCTCTTTTATACAGTCCTTGATGCTTTGTgcattgtacattttttaaatcattttcatcTTGCTGATCTGGATTCAGAAATTCCATTCCCAGACAATTTTATGCAAATGACCAATGAAGACAAAATAGACTGGTTGAATGAAACCTGCAGAACAATATTGAAAGGTGAATTCTTTGATAATGAAGACGACATTTTCTCCTCCTTGAGAAAAATACTGGAAGATCCAAATCATGAAGAAAACTACTGGGTATCTTGCCGCCAGAATCAGAGATTTCATTGTCATTTCTGTGACAGAAATTATGCTTGTGTAGGATCTCTAAAAGCACACGAAGAGAGAGTTCACAACTATATTGCTAGGGTGCAGAAAAAAACACAGAGCAAAGAACAAAGAAAACTAAAGGACTACATCAGTATGctgttcaaattaattttgattcacaGAAACCTGGATGAGGCCGTAGACATGGGAGACGGAGAACGTTCTACAAGATCTGCGAAATATGAACTTCCCATTTACCACAAAACGGGGAAAACGAAATACACAATTGGATCTATACACCTCACTGCACTTGTTTCAGGGCTGCTTTCACCTCAGCAAACTGAGCGTCTTATTGCAAACCGTTTTGTGAATGTGCAAGGAGGTGCCAATAACAATATTGCTCTTGATGAATATCTTGAGATGCTCAATAGAGACAGCAAAATTGCGTGCAGGGGCCACCAAACAAAGGAAAGTATCCTCAAGCATTCAAAGGAATACCCTCTTCTTGTAGAAATGACCAAACATGTGGAAAAAATCAGCAGTGCAAGTGTACGTAAAGGTTTTCACCATTTGCCATCATACACAGCTGATGTGCAACTTGTCCTGAAAGACCTGCTGGAAAGAAATGCTGTTCAGAGTGAAGAGGAAATCAAATGTAAAAACTTAATTGCAGAACGAAACCCATTTGACAAATGTGCAAGTAAACTATCAACAATGATTCAAAGGCATAACCCAACATCCCCATATTGCAGACTGAAAGACCCTCATGTTTAA
- the LOC128169091 gene encoding uncharacterized protein LOC128169091 has product MAESITPRKHFFLGDMCIVCGFSFVLIEKTSDGKENINKFYNNKLRLNKDRVSCIKKVTETSIDVDNCSNAGVCRKCYRTIETILKTDEKNNDAKQKIKDSVDRVHRTQILSLPSPRRKIITKRLLRSPENVSRPAKSLATVSYVSPVKIAPFRELGNKSIKQQCEISSVINIKNKNEMIGYHIFC; this is encoded by the exons ATGGCGGAGTCCATTACGccaagaaaacatttttttcttggcGATATGTGCATTGTTTGTGGGTTTTCATTTGTTCTAATTGAAAAAACATCCGACGGAAAGGAGAACATTAACAAATTTTACAACAACAAATTAAGATTGAATAAGGACAGAGTGAGTTGTATCAAAAAGGTAACTGAAACATCAATCGACGTCGACAATTGTTCCAATGCAGGTGTGTGTCGTAAGTGTTACAGAACGATCGAAACTATCTTAAAAACGGACGAAAAAAACAATGATGCGAAACAAAAAATTAAGGACAGCGTTGATCGCGTACACAGGACCCAGATCTTATCCCTGCCATCCCCCAGACGGAAAATCATCACCAAAAGATTGCTCCGAAGCCCTGAAAATGTCAGTCGCCCCGCAAAATCTCTTGCCACAGTATCTTATGTATCGCCTGTCAAAATAGCTCCATTCCGTGAGTTGGGGAATAAAAGTATCAAACAACAGTGCGag ATATCCAGTGTCATcaacatcaaaaataaaaatgagatGATTG ggtatcatatattttgttga
- the LOC128169090 gene encoding uncharacterized protein LOC128169090 isoform X1: MKTLSDLFVPIKDGDMVEPVFFGGDRLTDERVNGAQCAMKNENSPTERLEGFISKIEDFHRLMNFLEAIHKLTYDTGSGRDPCTMYYYRNLLNARNVKGHVKNSYRPYKQLFYTVLDALCIVHFLNHFHLADLDSEIPFPDNFMQMTNEDKIDWLNETCRTILKGEFFDNEDDIFSSLRKILEDPNHEENYWVSCRQNQRFHCHFCDRNYACVGSLKAHEERVHNYIARVQKKTQSKEQRKLKDYISMLFKLILIHRNLDEAVDMGDGERSTRSAKYELPIYHKTGKTKYTIGSIHLTALVSGLLSPQQTERLIANRFVNVQGGANNNIALDEYLEMLNRDSKIACRGHQTKESILKHSKEYPLLVEMTKHVEKISSASVRKGFHHLPSYTADVQLVLKDLLERNAVQSEEEIKCKNLIAERNPFDKCASKLSTMIQRHNPTSPYCRLKDPHV, encoded by the exons ATGAAAACATTGTCTGACTTATTTGTTCCAATTAAAGATGGAGATATGGTTGAACCAGTGTTTTTTGGAG gtGACAGACTCACAGATGAACGAGTAAATGGTGCCCAGTGtgcaatgaaaaatgaaaattcaccTACAGAGAGATTAGAAGGCTTCATCTCTAAAATTGAGGATTTCCACCGCCTTATGAACTTTTTAGAG GCTATCCACAAACTGACCTACGACACAGGAAGTGGGCGTGATCCTTGCACCATGTATTACTATAGAAACCTTCTGAATGCAAGAAATGTGAAGGGACATGTGAAGAATTCTTACAGGCCTTACAAGCAGCTCTTTTATACAGTCCTTGATGCTTTGTgcattgtacattttttaaatcattttcatcTTGCTGATCTGGATTCAGAAATTCCATTCCCAGACAATTTTATGCAAATGACCAATGAAGACAAAATAGACTGGTTGAATGAAACCTGCAGAACAATATTGAAAGGTGAATTCTTTGATAATGAAGACGACATTTTCTCCTCCTTGAGAAAAATACTGGAAGATCCAAATCATGAAGAAAACTACTGGGTATCTTGCCGCCAGAATCAGAGATTTCATTGTCATTTCTGTGACAGAAATTATGCTTGTGTAGGATCTCTAAAAGCACACGAAGAGAGAGTTCACAACTATATTGCTAGGGTGCAGAAAAAAACACAGAGCAAAGAACAAAGAAAACTAAAGGACTACATCAGTATGctgttcaaattaattttgattcacaGAAACCTGGATGAGGCCGTAGACATGGGAGACGGAGAACGTTCTACAAGATCTGCGAAATATGAACTTCCCATTTACCACAAAACGGGGAAAACGAAATACACAATTGGATCTATACACCTCACTGCACTTGTTTCAGGGCTGCTTTCACCTCAGCAAACTGAGCGTCTTATTGCAAACCGTTTTGTGAATGTGCAAGGAGGTGCCAATAACAATATTGCTCTTGATGAATATCTTGAGATGCTCAATAGAGACAGCAAAATTGCGTGCAGGGGCCACCAAACAAAGGAAAGTATCCTCAAGCATTCAAAGGAATACCCTCTTCTTGTAGAAATGACCAAACATGTGGAAAAAATCAGCAGTGCAAGTGTACGTAAAGGTTTTCACCATTTGCCATCATACACAGCTGATGTGCAACTTGTCCTGAAAGACCTGCTGGAAAGAAATGCTGTTCAGAGTGAAGAGGAAATCAAATGTAAAAACTTAATTGCAGAACGAAACCCATTTGACAAATGTGCAAGTAAACTATCAACAATGATTCAAAGGCATAACCCAACATCCCCATATTGCAGACTGAAAGACCCTCATGTTTAA